The Oscillatoria sp. FACHB-1407 genome window below encodes:
- a CDS encoding energy transducer TonB family protein, which translates to MTFSDTVAQQREKQATALKRFVMASLAGSVVLHSGGLFLKVSHLWQADEPASEEITIVVTPEEEGVTPTDATEMAVAPETPGEPTTTAEFSSPTIETFSEPTVVQESTVAPVESTPEDPVAEEPPLQEPLTEEEPTPIAEDVTPTETATESTEDNSDEPSQTALPESDTRNLSDLLAELRRARQQGNSSPSGTSQQTGISGNPTSENTGGVGNGTATAAAPTSSITPPASTPTRQGRRSREITCTGCEFDYPEAADGAEGTAQVIVETDDQGRVISVMLSRSSGNAALDRAALEQARRRVRLSNARAGESYPIDIDFVQPNSEAAQRVRERGDRRSITVDDPEPTAETPTSEPPASAAVTTPSPTPESTITEEGSPTPEPSSIPDASPAGSTSQEPATPAISEPRPVSTPVTPQPSTSRDVPEPRTSEPAPESRTPEPAPEPRASEPVVEPDTPPMPPSSPPPPGS; encoded by the coding sequence ATGACGTTTTCAGATACAGTCGCTCAACAACGAGAAAAGCAAGCCACGGCTCTCAAGCGATTTGTCATGGCTAGTCTGGCAGGATCGGTCGTGTTACACAGTGGTGGGTTGTTTCTCAAAGTCAGTCATCTCTGGCAAGCAGATGAGCCAGCATCCGAAGAAATTACGATTGTGGTGACACCAGAAGAGGAAGGGGTGACACCCACAGATGCAACAGAAATGGCAGTAGCTCCTGAAACACCAGGTGAGCCAACTACCACAGCTGAGTTTTCATCTCCAACGATAGAAACCTTCAGCGAACCAACTGTGGTGCAGGAGTCTACAGTTGCCCCAGTTGAATCCACTCCAGAAGACCCTGTCGCTGAGGAACCACCTTTACAAGAGCCACTGACTGAAGAAGAGCCAACCCCGATTGCTGAGGACGTCACCCCCACAGAAACTGCAACAGAATCAACGGAGGATAACTCGGACGAGCCTTCACAAACCGCTTTGCCAGAATCGGATACTCGTAACTTAAGCGATCTTCTAGCAGAACTCCGACGAGCGCGACAACAGGGCAACTCATCTCCATCAGGAACATCTCAGCAGACCGGCATCTCCGGCAATCCTACTTCCGAAAATACGGGTGGTGTTGGGAATGGAACTGCCACTGCTGCGGCACCCACGTCCAGTATTACTCCCCCCGCAAGTACCCCGACCAGACAAGGTAGGCGATCGCGTGAAATTACGTGTACTGGCTGTGAGTTTGATTATCCAGAAGCCGCCGATGGTGCAGAAGGAACGGCTCAAGTCATCGTCGAGACGGACGATCAAGGACGAGTGATCTCCGTTATGTTGTCTCGGTCGAGTGGCAACGCCGCACTCGATCGTGCTGCATTAGAGCAAGCCCGACGACGAGTTCGCTTGAGCAATGCCAGAGCAGGCGAAAGTTATCCGATTGATATTGACTTTGTACAGCCCAATTCAGAAGCGGCACAACGGGTTAGAGAACGGGGCGATCGCCGCAGTATTACTGTTGATGATCCTGAACCTACGGCTGAAACCCCCACGTCTGAACCCCCCGCTTCGGCAGCAGTCACGACGCCATCCCCAACACCGGAGTCCACCATAACGGAGGAAGGATCACCCACTCCAGAGCCATCCTCAATTCCAGACGCCTCTCCAGCAGGATCAACGAGCCAGGAACCCGCAACCCCAGCCATTTCAGAGCCACGTCCTGTGAGCACACCTGTTACTCCGCAACCCAGCACCAGTCGCGACGTACCGGAACCCCGTACATCAGAACCCGCGCCAGAATCGCGTACACCAGAACCTGCACCAGAACCGCGTGCATCGGAGCCTGTTGTAGAACCGGATACCCCGCCAATGCCGCCTTCTAGTCCTCCGCCACCCGGTTCATAA
- a CDS encoding DUF1636 family protein produces the protein MSKHILFVCKSCHYSSEERPNNQPADGTRLLEQLNTLSTKPSDAFEIQPISCLWTCDRPCTVAFSAPHKPTYLLTNLPTDETASALLQFGKRYLDSSTGDIPWKQFPELLQSASVAKIPAADHSSNE, from the coding sequence ATGTCCAAACATATCCTGTTCGTCTGTAAATCCTGCCATTATTCCTCTGAGGAGCGTCCTAACAATCAACCTGCTGATGGCACCCGCTTGTTAGAGCAACTCAATACGCTATCTACCAAACCGTCTGATGCGTTTGAAATTCAACCTATCAGTTGCCTCTGGACATGCGATCGCCCCTGCACCGTTGCTTTTTCTGCTCCTCACAAGCCCACTTATTTACTCACCAATTTACCAACGGATGAAACGGCTTCTGCCTTACTTCAGTTTGGCAAACGCTATCTCGATAGCAGCACAGGTGATATTCCCTGGAAACAATTCCCTGAACTATTGCAATCTGCCAGTGTCGCTAAAATTCCAGCGGCTGATCATTCAAGTAATGAGTAA
- a CDS encoding TonB-dependent siderophore receptor, which produces MSMELVQVRLGLMLGVAGCLMGAALPAGAQAAEEPSFVVGQVSLQESENPIRDNQPHLANDSRSQLDELRQPATTVEAWVAQIEASLVQITGVSLEETDTGLQIVLATEGAIAPSETRSVGNALIVDIANATLAEEFSQADPIAGIALVSVTSLPGDRVRVVITGTDAPPVAEVRPRGDAGSDARSQEPNFVLAVTLGEAIAGTEEDAIQVVATGDQEDDYYVPDATTATRTDTPLRDIPQSIQVIPQQVLEDRQPTNLIDALRSVPGISQARQASTSIYEDPIIRGFEAGEYDVLRDGIRLPYSTISSFDPATIERIEVLRGPASVLYGQGSLGGIINIISEQPLSEPFYSVEAGAGSFDFYRGAIDLSGPLNDGETVLYRLNLLARTTGSFVENFERNQYVIAPVVSLRIGDRTNLRLSAEYLNIDGSYGQMGLPARGTILPNPNGEIPLDRNLSEPFDRDDVELFRIGYNLEHRLNENWQFRSIFEAAWLEQDRVIVFPRSLDADNRTLQRGVTRGVTDSRNFTIDNYVVGEFSTGRIEHQLLVGVNYTRTDQDSVEPSDSRFNLAPIDIFDPEYNQPIGSRFGEPFEGEASSNTYGFYVQDQISLTDNLIVLLSGRLDIANQEINNSFPTDSFSAQEVFSPRVGIVYQPIPPISLYAAFSRSFRPEANVFNSETLAEPERGRLFEVGVKADISDRLAATLALYDQTRSNILTSDPNDPLRTIQVGEQNSQGVELSFSGEILPGWNVIGGYAYTDAQITEDNDFAIGNLINGVPQHSFNLWTTYQIQEGSLRGLGLGIGLFYQGDREGDLANTFELPSYLRTDAAIFYERDRLRAAINFRNLFDIEYYESAFNINRVFPGAPFEVQGTVSWRF; this is translated from the coding sequence ATGAGCATGGAGTTGGTGCAAGTTCGGTTAGGCTTAATGCTGGGTGTGGCAGGCTGCTTGATGGGTGCAGCGTTGCCTGCCGGGGCACAAGCGGCAGAAGAACCGTCATTTGTCGTCGGTCAGGTGTCATTGCAGGAATCTGAGAACCCGATTCGTGATAATCAGCCGCATCTAGCTAATGACTCTCGATCTCAGCTAGATGAATTAAGACAACCTGCAACAACCGTTGAAGCGTGGGTCGCTCAGATTGAGGCATCGTTAGTGCAGATTACTGGAGTAAGCCTTGAGGAGACCGACACAGGCTTGCAGATTGTACTGGCAACAGAAGGTGCGATCGCCCCATCCGAAACCCGATCCGTCGGAAATGCGTTGATTGTGGACATTGCCAATGCCACGCTTGCAGAGGAATTTTCTCAAGCAGATCCGATCGCAGGGATTGCGTTGGTGAGTGTGACAAGCTTACCGGGTGACAGAGTGCGGGTGGTGATTACGGGAACCGATGCGCCACCCGTAGCAGAAGTGCGACCCCGTGGGGATGCGGGCAGCGATGCCCGGTCGCAGGAACCAAACTTCGTATTGGCGGTGACTCTGGGAGAGGCGATCGCTGGAACAGAAGAAGACGCCATTCAAGTCGTGGCAACAGGCGATCAGGAAGATGATTACTATGTTCCTGACGCAACTACTGCAACTCGCACAGATACGCCTTTGCGCGATATCCCGCAGTCAATTCAGGTCATTCCTCAACAGGTACTGGAGGATCGACAGCCCACAAATTTAATTGATGCTCTTCGCAGCGTACCTGGGATCTCTCAAGCCCGACAGGCATCCACATCTATTTATGAAGATCCGATTATTCGAGGGTTTGAAGCAGGTGAGTACGATGTGTTGAGAGATGGCATTCGTCTGCCGTACAGTACGATTTCTAGCTTTGATCCGGCAACCATTGAGCGCATTGAAGTACTGCGAGGACCTGCTTCTGTGTTGTATGGTCAGGGTTCATTGGGTGGAATCATCAATATCATTAGTGAACAACCCCTCTCTGAACCGTTTTACTCCGTAGAAGCAGGGGCAGGAAGCTTTGATTTCTATCGGGGTGCGATCGATCTATCAGGACCGCTGAATGATGGTGAAACAGTTTTGTATCGGTTAAATTTGCTGGCGAGAACGACTGGCAGTTTTGTAGAAAATTTTGAGCGCAACCAGTATGTCATTGCTCCGGTTGTATCGTTGCGAATAGGCGATCGCACCAACTTAAGACTATCAGCCGAATACTTAAACATTGACGGGTCTTACGGACAGATGGGTTTGCCTGCAAGGGGAACGATTTTGCCAAATCCTAATGGCGAAATTCCGCTCGATCGCAATCTCAGTGAACCCTTTGATCGGGATGATGTTGAGCTATTTCGGATTGGATACAACCTTGAACATCGCCTCAATGAAAACTGGCAGTTCCGCAGTATCTTTGAAGCAGCCTGGTTAGAACAGGATCGAGTGATTGTGTTTCCCCGCAGTTTAGATGCTGATAATCGGACGCTCCAACGTGGAGTCACACGAGGCGTAACTGATTCTCGAAACTTTACAATTGACAACTACGTTGTTGGTGAATTTTCAACAGGTCGTATTGAACATCAGTTGTTAGTTGGAGTGAACTACACTCGCACTGATCAGGACAGTGTTGAACCGTCTGACTCTCGTTTCAATCTAGCTCCTATTGATATTTTTGATCCTGAATACAATCAACCAATCGGTTCACGATTTGGCGAACCGTTTGAGGGAGAAGCCAGTTCTAATACTTATGGGTTTTATGTTCAAGATCAAATTTCACTCACCGATAATCTCATCGTACTGTTGAGCGGACGCTTGGATATTGCAAATCAAGAGATTAACAATAGCTTTCCTACGGATTCCTTCTCTGCACAGGAAGTGTTTAGCCCCAGAGTAGGAATCGTATATCAACCCATTCCACCAATTTCTCTGTATGCTGCTTTTAGTCGTTCATTCAGACCCGAAGCCAACGTGTTCAATAGTGAAACTCTGGCGGAACCTGAACGGGGAAGATTGTTTGAAGTTGGGGTCAAAGCTGATATCAGCGATCGCCTTGCAGCAACACTGGCACTATATGACCAGACTCGCAGCAATATTCTAACGTCTGATCCTAATGATCCATTGCGAACAATTCAGGTGGGTGAGCAGAATAGCCAGGGTGTTGAACTTAGCTTCTCCGGCGAAATTTTACCCGGTTGGAACGTTATTGGTGGTTATGCCTATACCGATGCCCAAATTACGGAAGATAATGATTTTGCAATCGGAAATCTCATTAATGGTGTCCCACAGCATAGTTTTAATTTGTGGACAACCTATCAAATCCAGGAGGGCAGCTTAAGGGGGTTGGGGTTAGGGATTGGCTTGTTCTACCAGGGCGATCGCGAAGGCGATTTAGCCAACACCTTTGAATTGCCCAGCTATCTTCGCACGGACGCTGCCATCTTTTATGAGCGCGATCGCTTGAGGGCAGCAATCAACTTCAGAAATCTGTTTGATATTGAATACTATGAGAGCGCATTCAACATCAATCGTGTGTTTCCGGGTGCCCCATTTGAAGTGCAAGGGACTGTTTCCTGGAGGTTTTAA
- a CDS encoding ABC transporter substrate-binding protein: MKKLLYRFIYLLVLGILTFLLVSAFGRMGQKTTSSASPTENCRKVQHVLGATCVPVNPERLATIFHVTLGHALTLGVKPIASTIINLQHPFPEYLMDKLQGVKPLGSQNEPNLEKIALAKPDLILGWDRIQSTYPLLSQISPTALGSWDGPVSWREYFNFVADVLGKQQEARQAWEHYYQRVDELKKALGNRYQDQEISVVAPSMHWGYFLQAKNSFVGSVFDDIGLKRPTVQDVDTSHGYVILNSVEELAMMDGDVLFVLTFEADEKEAFDKILQSPLGKTLKATQHNRVYSVNTLTWNGGNLLAADAVIDDLFKYLVNKS, from the coding sequence ATGAAGAAACTTCTGTATCGTTTCATCTATCTGCTGGTGTTGGGAATTCTGACATTTCTGCTCGTTTCAGCGTTTGGTCGGATGGGTCAAAAGACGACCTCCTCAGCGTCGCCCACAGAAAATTGCCGAAAGGTACAGCACGTTTTGGGCGCAACCTGTGTACCCGTCAATCCTGAGCGTCTCGCAACGATCTTTCATGTCACGTTAGGACATGCTCTTACCTTAGGGGTCAAGCCGATCGCCAGCACGATTATTAATCTACAGCATCCCTTTCCTGAGTACTTGATGGACAAACTTCAGGGAGTAAAACCGTTAGGATCTCAGAATGAGCCAAACTTAGAGAAAATAGCATTGGCAAAGCCTGATTTGATTCTGGGTTGGGATCGGATTCAATCGACTTATCCTCTGCTAAGCCAGATTAGTCCTACAGCATTGGGATCTTGGGATGGACCAGTATCGTGGCGCGAATATTTTAATTTTGTTGCTGATGTACTAGGCAAACAGCAGGAAGCCCGACAAGCCTGGGAGCACTACTATCAGCGCGTTGATGAGCTAAAAAAGGCTCTGGGAAATCGGTATCAAGACCAGGAAATATCGGTTGTTGCCCCTTCAATGCATTGGGGATACTTCCTTCAAGCCAAAAATTCGTTTGTAGGTTCTGTATTTGACGACATCGGATTAAAGCGTCCCACGGTACAAGATGTGGATACATCACACGGTTACGTCATTTTGAACTCTGTAGAAGAATTGGCAATGATGGATGGGGATGTTCTCTTCGTCTTAACGTTTGAAGCTGATGAAAAAGAAGCGTTCGACAAAATTCTGCAATCTCCCTTAGGAAAAACGCTCAAAGCCACTCAACATAATCGTGTGTATTCAGTCAATACATTGACCTGGAATGGAGGAAATTTACTTGCGGCTGACGCTGTGATTGATGACTTATTCAAGTACCTGGTCAATAAATCCTAA
- a CDS encoding FecCD family ABC transporter permease, with amino-acid sequence MTPIKALTLSSQRSHLTRLIGLAISFLLLCLCLVLSVTLGAADIDLETVWRSLIAFDGSTNHLIITTVRLPRVLVTLVVGAALAVAGSLMQGLTRNPLADPGILGISAGAALAVVTTTFFLGTVPIQVLTWVAFAGGAIAAIVVYTLGSIGRSGITPLKLILAGAVLTYLLSSLTTGILILNQRTLDDIRFWLAGSVAGRDLDVLLPILPYVGIGLITAFSMGKQITALTLGEEVAQGLGLRTGWVKAIAALVVVLLAGSAVALAGPIGFIGLVIPHIVRVWVGVDYRWILPYAAVWGAILLAIADLAARLVIKPQELPVGIMMALIGAPFFIYLARSKVKQ; translated from the coding sequence ATGACTCCAATCAAGGCTCTCACTTTATCGTCTCAGCGATCGCACCTAACTCGACTTATCGGTTTAGCCATCAGTTTTCTGCTACTCTGTCTGTGTCTGGTCTTGAGCGTCACTCTTGGTGCAGCGGATATTGATTTAGAGACAGTTTGGCGATCGCTCATCGCGTTTGACGGTTCCACCAATCACCTCATCATTACAACAGTACGATTGCCCAGAGTCTTGGTGACGCTGGTTGTTGGAGCCGCGTTAGCCGTTGCCGGATCATTGATGCAAGGATTAACCCGCAATCCATTGGCAGATCCAGGTATTTTGGGGATTAGTGCTGGAGCCGCGTTAGCCGTAGTCACAACAACGTTTTTCTTGGGTACGGTGCCGATTCAAGTGCTGACCTGGGTGGCATTTGCTGGGGGTGCGATCGCAGCAATTGTGGTCTACACCCTTGGCTCAATCGGACGAAGCGGCATTACTCCCTTAAAACTCATCCTGGCAGGAGCCGTTCTCACGTATCTCTTATCTTCTTTAACGACTGGAATTCTCATCCTCAATCAACGCACCTTAGATGACATTCGCTTTTGGTTAGCCGGATCTGTTGCTGGACGCGACCTCGACGTGTTGTTGCCCATTCTCCCCTATGTTGGGATTGGCTTAATTACTGCATTTAGCATGGGCAAACAAATCACTGCCCTAACCCTAGGTGAAGAAGTGGCTCAAGGATTGGGATTGCGAACGGGATGGGTGAAGGCGATCGCAGCTTTGGTCGTTGTTTTATTAGCTGGGAGTGCCGTTGCCTTGGCGGGACCCATTGGCTTTATTGGACTCGTCATTCCCCACATCGTCCGCGTTTGGGTGGGAGTCGATTACCGATGGATTCTGCCCTATGCGGCGGTTTGGGGTGCAATCCTGCTGGCGATCGCTGACCTGGCAGCCCGGTTGGTCATCAAACCCCAGGAATTACCCGTGGGAATCATGATGGCTCTCATTGGTGCGCCATTTTTTATCTACCTGGCGCGATCGAAGGTGAAACAATAG
- a CDS encoding MotA/TolQ/ExbB proton channel family protein, with the protein MLIIELFLAGGIVMFPLLAFSIVAIALIIERVVFWVRINRRQKRVVRDVLRAYSHDFDTAMLKLKQNADLPIARIFLEALEVNHFPPHAFRLTLEGATQAELPALRRFNTIFDTIVTLSPLLGLLGTVIGLIRSFASLNLGSVGSESAVQVTGGISEALVSTAAGLIVAVFTLLFANVFRGFYRRQIAAIREYGSQLEVLHLGQHEGFAEFKTLTAVD; encoded by the coding sequence ATGCTGATTATTGAACTATTTTTAGCCGGGGGAATTGTCATGTTTCCCCTTCTGGCGTTTTCGATCGTAGCGATCGCCCTGATCATTGAACGGGTTGTCTTTTGGGTGCGGATCAACCGTCGTCAAAAGCGAGTCGTGCGGGATGTCTTGCGAGCCTACTCGCATGATTTTGATACAGCGATGCTCAAGCTCAAGCAAAATGCCGACTTGCCGATCGCTCGCATTTTTCTAGAGGCTCTAGAGGTCAATCACTTTCCACCCCATGCTTTTCGCTTGACTTTAGAAGGAGCAACCCAGGCTGAACTGCCTGCTCTGCGGCGGTTTAACACGATCTTTGACACGATTGTAACCCTGTCTCCCCTACTGGGATTGTTGGGAACGGTAATTGGGTTAATTCGGTCGTTTGCCTCGCTGAATTTAGGCAGTGTCGGCAGTGAAAGTGCCGTGCAGGTAACAGGCGGCATCAGCGAAGCGTTAGTCTCTACAGCAGCAGGACTGATCGTGGCAGTGTTTACTTTGCTGTTTGCCAATGTGTTTCGCGGATTTTATCGACGGCAGATTGCAGCCATTCGGGAGTATGGCAGTCAACTCGAAGTGCTACATCTGGGTCAACATGAGGGCTTTGCAGAATTCAAAACATTAACAGCTGTGGATTAA
- a CDS encoding helix-turn-helix transcriptional regulator, with protein MVLALSSAEYSELWQHHSEIALIHTPIDEFEVWEEMPTCLGKGHIQSMELVPGVWLDILNFEYQDDLFLKVPVHDHLVQCSLLLNGLIHHEDVYPTIGGTCSYLSGSGISPGYVAQYERSQRLLGVSIHLSPELLEPFLLDGSAHTLALKSLLLRDHEWKTSFFPDVTLPMQRVVQQILKTPLKGVVRRLYLQAKVFELLGLQLDRISVKQPSSLFTGFKSDTIARIHHAKEILTQQLEHPPSLLELAQQVGVSDRTLRRGFQELFGTTVVGYLTQQRMQQAEQLLRAGNCTVAEVANRVGYAHLGHFAAAFKRQFGITPRECLAGQLSVLGS; from the coding sequence ATGGTTCTCGCTCTCTCATCGGCTGAGTATTCTGAACTATGGCAACACCATTCTGAGATCGCTCTGATTCATACACCGATTGATGAATTTGAAGTGTGGGAGGAGATGCCTACCTGTCTTGGCAAGGGGCATATTCAGAGTATGGAGCTTGTGCCGGGAGTTTGGTTGGATATTCTGAATTTTGAATATCAAGATGATTTATTCCTTAAAGTACCTGTTCATGACCATCTGGTACAGTGTTCGCTGTTGCTGAATGGACTGATTCATCATGAGGATGTGTATCCCACAATAGGAGGTACTTGCAGCTATCTTTCAGGCAGTGGGATTTCTCCTGGCTATGTGGCTCAATACGAGCGATCGCAACGGTTGCTCGGTGTTAGTATTCATCTGTCACCAGAGTTGCTGGAACCCTTTTTGTTGGATGGGTCAGCTCATACATTGGCTTTGAAATCACTGTTGCTTCGCGACCATGAGTGGAAAACATCTTTCTTTCCCGATGTCACCCTGCCAATGCAACGAGTCGTGCAACAGATTCTCAAGACTCCATTAAAAGGAGTCGTGCGACGGCTCTATCTGCAAGCCAAAGTGTTTGAGTTGTTGGGGTTACAGCTTGATCGCATTTCTGTGAAGCAGCCATCGTCCTTGTTCACCGGGTTCAAATCAGACACGATCGCCCGCATTCATCACGCTAAGGAAATTCTGACGCAGCAATTAGAACATCCACCGTCGTTGTTAGAACTTGCTCAACAAGTTGGGGTGAGCGATCGCACCCTGCGTCGGGGATTTCAAGAATTGTTTGGGACTACGGTCGTTGGCTATCTGACGCAACAACGGATGCAACAGGCAGAACAACTATTGAGAGCAGGCAACTGCACGGTTGCAGAAGTCGCCAATCGCGTTGGTTATGCTCATCTAGGGCATTTTGCCGCTGCATTCAAGCGTCAGTTTGGCATCACCCCAAGGGAGTGTTTAGCAGGGCAATTGTCCGTTTTGGGATCATAG
- a CDS encoding ExbD/TolR family protein, whose amino-acid sequence MNIPDDLEDSPQINIVPMIDVIFAILTFFIMASLFLSRSEGLPVNLPQAQTAQSQQQSKLTVTIDEQGNVFLDRQPIQVEDVAAQVKTIIGDQEHLVVINADEKVEHGRVVAVMDQLRSLEGVKLGISAQRP is encoded by the coding sequence ATGAACATTCCAGACGATTTAGAGGATTCACCCCAAATTAATATTGTGCCGATGATTGATGTCATCTTTGCCATTTTGACGTTTTTTATCATGGCATCACTATTTCTTAGCCGTTCTGAAGGCTTACCTGTGAATCTGCCTCAGGCGCAAACCGCTCAATCCCAACAACAGAGCAAGCTCACTGTCACCATCGACGAGCAAGGAAATGTATTTCTCGATCGCCAACCTATCCAGGTTGAGGATGTAGCAGCGCAAGTGAAAACAATCATCGGTGATCAAGAACACCTTGTGGTGATTAACGCCGATGAAAAAGTGGAACATGGTCGTGTAGTTGCCGTCATGGATCAGTTGCGATCGCTAGAAGGGGTCAAGCTCGGCATCTCGGCACAACGTCCGTAA